One Streptomyces sp. R28 DNA window includes the following coding sequences:
- a CDS encoding UDP-N-acetylmuramate dehydrogenase, translated as MQELHDAPLAPLTTFRLGGPATRLVTATTDAEVIDVVREADAGGTPLLLIGGGSNLVIGDKGFAGTALVIATKGVELDGTTLELAAGEVWTDAVARTVEAGLAGIECLAGIPGSAGATPIQNVGAYGQEVSSTITEVIAYDRRAGETVLIPNAECAFSYRHSRFKSDPERYVVLRARFQLEDADGLSAPIKYAETARALGVEAGDRVPLAAARETVLKLRTGKGMVLDPEDHDTWSAGSFFTNPILTDEQFAAFHARVRERLGDGVEPPAYPAGEGRTKTSAAWLIDKSGFTKGYGTGPARISTKHTLALTNRGGATTEDLLALAREVVAGVRESFGITLVNEPVTVGVSL; from the coding sequence GTGCAGGAACTCCACGACGCCCCCCTCGCCCCCCTCACCACCTTCCGGCTGGGCGGCCCCGCCACCCGCCTGGTCACCGCCACGACCGACGCCGAGGTGATCGACGTCGTGCGCGAAGCCGATGCCGGCGGCACCCCGCTGCTGCTCATCGGCGGCGGATCGAACCTGGTCATCGGAGACAAGGGCTTCGCGGGCACCGCGCTGGTCATCGCCACCAAGGGCGTCGAGCTGGACGGCACCACGCTCGAACTGGCCGCCGGCGAGGTGTGGACCGACGCCGTCGCCCGCACCGTCGAGGCCGGGCTCGCCGGGATCGAGTGCCTCGCCGGAATCCCCGGCTCCGCGGGCGCCACGCCGATTCAGAACGTCGGCGCGTACGGCCAGGAGGTCTCCTCGACGATCACCGAGGTGATCGCGTACGACCGCCGGGCCGGCGAGACCGTCCTCATCCCGAACGCCGAGTGCGCCTTCTCCTACCGCCACAGCCGCTTCAAGTCCGACCCCGAGCGCTATGTCGTCCTGCGCGCCCGCTTCCAGCTGGAGGATGCGGATGGGCTCTCCGCCCCCATCAAGTACGCCGAGACGGCCCGCGCCCTGGGCGTCGAAGCCGGGGACCGCGTGCCGCTGGCCGCCGCGCGCGAGACGGTGCTGAAGCTGCGTACCGGCAAGGGCATGGTCCTGGACCCCGAGGACCACGACACCTGGTCGGCCGGCTCCTTCTTCACCAACCCGATCCTCACCGACGAGCAGTTCGCCGCGTTCCACGCACGCGTGCGCGAACGCCTCGGCGACGGCGTGGAGCCCCCCGCGTACCCGGCGGGGGAGGGGCGCACCAAGACCTCCGCGGCCTGGCTCATCGACAAGTCGGGCTTCACCAAGGGGTACGGCACCGGCCCCGCCCGCATCTCCACCAAGCACACCCTCGCCCTCACCAACCGGGGTGGAGCGACCACCGAGGACCTCCTCGCGCTCGCCCGCGAGGTCGTGGCCGGCGTCCGCGAGTCTTTCGGCATCACACTGGTCAACGAGCCGGTGACGGTCGGCGTGAGCCTGTAG
- a CDS encoding TetR/AcrR family transcriptional regulator: MENRPTRLRLLDAAHDLMLTVGLARATTKEIARAAGCSEAALYKHFESKEELFIRVLTERLPPLRPLLSSLAAEPGRNSLEENLTEIARQAALFYEQSFPIAASLYAQTQLKQRHDDVMRQMGAGPHVPIQELDTYLRAEQELGRVNTGTDTFAAASLLMGACAQRAFAYDATKEAVRPPVDDFAARLARTLLAGIAD; this comes from the coding sequence ATGGAGAACCGACCGACCCGCCTTCGTCTGCTCGATGCCGCGCACGACCTGATGCTCACGGTCGGGCTGGCGCGGGCCACGACGAAGGAGATCGCGCGGGCGGCCGGGTGTTCCGAGGCGGCGTTGTACAAGCACTTCGAGAGCAAGGAGGAGCTGTTCATCCGGGTGCTCACCGAGCGGCTTCCCCCGCTCCGCCCGTTGCTCAGCAGCCTCGCCGCCGAGCCGGGCCGGAACTCCCTCGAGGAGAACCTCACCGAGATCGCCCGCCAAGCGGCGCTGTTCTACGAACAGAGCTTCCCGATCGCCGCGTCGCTGTATGCGCAGACCCAGCTCAAGCAGCGGCACGACGACGTCATGCGGCAGATGGGGGCGGGCCCGCACGTGCCGATCCAGGAGCTCGACACATACCTGCGGGCCGAGCAGGAGCTGGGGCGGGTCAATACGGGCACGGACACGTTCGCGGCGGCGTCGCTGCTGATGGGGGCCTGCGCGCAGCGGGCGTTCGCCTATGACGCGACGAAGGAGGCGGTACGGCCGCCGGTGGACGACTTCGCCGCCCGGCTGGCCCGTACGCTGCTGGCCGGTATCGCCGACTGA
- a CDS encoding DUF3291 domain-containing protein — protein sequence MPTLPWTVPNPAPPHTEVHVFASRFETRTLWGALRFLARTPGVWRQVSRAPGAYGASLKAEPFKRTFWTLSAWESPAALKAFARSGTHAPTSRGLSTQMRDAKFATWQASSDELPLGWTEATQRLT from the coding sequence GTGCCCACCCTTCCCTGGACCGTGCCGAACCCCGCCCCGCCCCACACCGAGGTGCACGTCTTCGCCTCCCGCTTCGAGACCCGCACGCTTTGGGGAGCGCTCCGCTTCCTCGCCCGTACGCCGGGCGTGTGGCGGCAGGTGAGCCGGGCGCCCGGAGCATACGGTGCCTCTTTGAAGGCCGAGCCGTTCAAGCGGACCTTCTGGACGCTGTCCGCCTGGGAGTCGCCCGCGGCGCTCAAGGCCTTCGCCCGCTCGGGCACCCACGCTCCGACCTCACGGGGCCTGTCCACCCAGATGCGGGACGCGAAGTTCGCCACCTGGCAGGCATCGAGCGACGAACTCCCGCTCGGCTGGACAGAGGCGACCCAGCGGCTGACCTGA
- a CDS encoding hydrolase, translating into MPESQSQPPHSSSSSGSSGPTDPGALLLCGARLTDGRTVDVRLGGGRIEAVGTAGSLAAGDTRACGARVDLGGYLLLPAPAEAHAHGDTALSADEGGPVSYDPQDVQRRATEAALLQLGHGATALRAHVRVGDVQGLGALAAVLQARRSLRGLTELTTVAMPRLLTGAAGAEGLAMLRDALKMGANVVGGCPDLDPDPTGYVEAVLEVASEHGCPVDLHTDATDPARLARLAAMAGGLRPGVTLGPCGGLGRLPAQLASRTADQLAAAGVTVVCLPQGGCGGAERRATAPVRLLRAAGVRLAAGSGALRDVSNPVGRGDPLEAAYLLSSRHGLRPEDAYDAVSVSARAVLGLPEVRVEAGFPAELLAVRGDRLAGALSLAYSRIVVHRGRVVARTSAVREYCNSAVAAELGLPRQGRGEVS; encoded by the coding sequence ATGCCCGAGAGTCAGTCCCAGCCGCCCCACTCGTCGTCCTCGTCGGGTTCGTCCGGCCCGACCGACCCGGGTGCTCTGCTGCTGTGCGGGGCGCGGCTCACCGACGGCCGGACCGTGGACGTACGGCTGGGCGGTGGGCGCATCGAGGCGGTCGGCACGGCCGGGAGCCTGGCGGCGGGCGACACGCGCGCGTGCGGCGCTCGCGTGGACCTCGGCGGCTATCTGCTCCTGCCGGCCCCGGCCGAAGCGCACGCCCACGGCGACACCGCGCTCTCCGCCGACGAGGGCGGGCCGGTCTCCTACGACCCCCAGGACGTCCAGCGCCGGGCCACCGAGGCCGCCCTGCTCCAGCTCGGGCACGGGGCGACCGCGCTACGGGCACACGTGCGCGTGGGCGACGTTCAGGGGCTGGGCGCACTGGCCGCCGTACTGCAGGCCCGGCGTTCGCTGCGCGGGCTCACCGAGTTGACGACGGTGGCGATGCCGCGGCTGCTGACCGGGGCGGCGGGGGCCGAGGGGCTCGCGATGCTGCGGGACGCGCTGAAGATGGGCGCGAACGTCGTCGGCGGCTGCCCCGACCTGGACCCGGATCCGACGGGTTACGTGGAAGCGGTCCTGGAGGTCGCCTCCGAGCACGGCTGCCCCGTCGACCTGCACACCGACGCCACCGACCCGGCCCGCCTGGCCCGCCTCGCCGCGATGGCCGGCGGGCTGCGCCCCGGCGTGACGCTCGGCCCGTGCGGCGGCCTGGGGCGCCTGCCGGCCCAGCTGGCCTCCCGCACCGCGGACCAGCTCGCGGCGGCCGGGGTGACGGTGGTGTGCCTGCCGCAGGGCGGCTGCGGGGGCGCGGAGCGGCGGGCCACGGCGCCCGTACGACTGCTGCGCGCGGCCGGCGTACGGCTCGCGGCCGGAAGCGGCGCCCTGCGGGACGTGTCGAACCCGGTGGGCCGCGGCGACCCGCTGGAGGCCGCCTATCTGCTGTCCTCGCGCCACGGACTGCGACCCGAAGACGCGTACGACGCCGTGAGCGTGTCGGCGCGTGCCGTGCTGGGCCTGCCCGAGGTACGGGTGGAGGCGGGATTCCCGGCCGAGTTGCTCGCGGTGCGGGGGGACCGGCTGGCGGGGGCGCTGTCGCTGGCGTACAGCCGCATCGTGGTGCACCGGGGGCGCGTGGTGGCGCGGACGAGCGCGGTGCGGGAGTACTGCAACTCGGCCGTGGCGGCGGAGTTGGGATTGCCGCGGCAAGGGCGGGGGGAGGTGTCGTGA
- a CDS encoding MaoC family dehydratase, with protein MTAKIAYGDVEVGVELPAQTFPVTRATLVQYAGASGDFNPIHWNEKFAKEVGLPDVIAHGMFTMAEAIRVVTDWTGDPAAVVEYGVRFTRPVVVPNDDQGATIEVSGKVAAKLDDNKVRVDLTVKSAGQKVLGMSRAVVQLA; from the coding sequence ATGACGGCGAAGATTGCGTACGGCGACGTCGAGGTCGGCGTCGAACTGCCCGCCCAGACCTTTCCCGTGACGCGCGCCACGCTCGTCCAGTACGCGGGCGCCTCCGGTGACTTCAACCCGATCCACTGGAACGAGAAGTTCGCCAAGGAGGTCGGGCTGCCCGACGTCATCGCGCACGGCATGTTCACCATGGCCGAGGCGATCCGTGTGGTCACCGACTGGACCGGGGACCCGGCCGCGGTCGTCGAGTACGGGGTCCGCTTCACCAGGCCCGTCGTCGTGCCGAACGACGACCAGGGTGCCACGATCGAGGTCAGCGGCAAGGTCGCGGCCAAGCTCGACGACAACAAGGTCCGCGTGGACCTGACCGTGAAGAGCGCCGGCCAGAAGGTGCTCGGGATGTCGCGGGCGGTCGTACAGCTGGCGTGA
- a CDS encoding TetR/AcrR family transcriptional regulator — protein sequence MVRMSAEERRESVIRAATTEFARGGYYGTSTEAIAKRVGVSQPYLFRLFPGKKAIFLAAAERCVEDTTRMFEEASEGLEGEEALHAMGDAYRKVVSEQPERLMMQMQMYLAVAAAEQEGDHEFGEVVRAGWMRLWDTVHIPLGADVDGTTSFMAYGMLINCLVAMGFPPEHRVWAGMGPPEGAEGSS from the coding sequence ATGGTCAGGATGAGCGCAGAAGAGAGGCGCGAGAGTGTCATCCGCGCGGCGACGACCGAGTTCGCCCGCGGGGGGTACTACGGCACGTCGACCGAGGCGATCGCCAAGCGGGTCGGTGTCTCGCAGCCGTATCTCTTCCGGCTCTTCCCGGGCAAGAAGGCGATCTTCCTGGCGGCGGCCGAGCGCTGCGTGGAGGACACCACCCGGATGTTCGAGGAAGCCTCCGAGGGGCTGGAGGGCGAAGAGGCCCTGCATGCCATGGGTGACGCGTACCGGAAGGTCGTCTCGGAACAGCCCGAGCGGCTGATGATGCAGATGCAGATGTACCTCGCCGTGGCGGCCGCCGAGCAGGAGGGTGACCACGAGTTCGGCGAGGTCGTGCGCGCCGGCTGGATGCGGCTGTGGGACACCGTCCATATCCCGCTGGGTGCGGACGTCGACGGGACGACGTCCTTCATGGCGTACGGCATGCTCATCAACTGCCTGGTAGCCATGGGTTTTCCGCCCGAGCACCGTGTCTGGGCGGGGATGGGCCCGCCGGAGGGGGCTGAGGGGTCGTCGTAG
- a CDS encoding MFS transporter — protein sequence MSQQTEQNARTGRGGGAAWALVITSVAGFMAALDNLVVTTALPSIREDLGGGLHDLEWTVSAYTLTFAVLLMFGAALGDRFGRRRLFLVGITIFTGASAAAALAPGIDSLIAARAVQGAGAAIMMPLTLTLLTAAVPVAKRGMAYGIWGAVNGLAIASGPLIGGSLTEHISWQWIFWLNVPLGFALLPLARLRLAESYGTGAPLDIPGTLLASGGLFGIVYGLVRGPADGWTGSLVLTGLFAGGTLLVGFVLYSTRAKNPMLPMRLFRSRAFSGINAASMLMFLGMFGSIFLLSQYMQGVLGYSPTEAGLRMLPWTGMPMLVAPIAGILADRIGSRPVVATGLFLQAAGLAYMASVVAVDVSYAAQLPGLISSGIGMALFFAPASHLVMSSVRASEQGIASGANNALREVGGALGIAVMGSIFSAQGGYETGQSFVDGLRPALVTGAAVVALAGVAALLIPARRRDGQDRAEDPTEQAPEPVLEMAAH from the coding sequence ATGTCACAGCAGACCGAACAGAACGCGCGGACAGGACGCGGGGGCGGAGCCGCCTGGGCCCTCGTCATCACGAGCGTCGCCGGGTTCATGGCAGCCCTCGACAACCTCGTCGTCACCACCGCACTGCCCTCCATCCGCGAGGACCTGGGCGGAGGGCTGCACGACCTGGAGTGGACGGTGAGTGCGTACACACTCACCTTCGCCGTACTGCTGATGTTCGGTGCGGCGCTAGGCGACCGCTTCGGTAGGCGCCGGCTCTTCCTCGTCGGCATCACGATCTTCACCGGCGCATCCGCCGCCGCGGCCCTCGCGCCCGGCATCGACTCCCTCATCGCCGCCCGAGCGGTGCAGGGCGCCGGCGCGGCGATCATGATGCCGCTCACGCTGACCCTGCTGACGGCGGCCGTGCCCGTGGCCAAGCGCGGGATGGCGTACGGCATCTGGGGTGCCGTCAACGGGCTCGCGATCGCGTCCGGACCGCTCATCGGCGGCAGCCTCACCGAGCACATCTCCTGGCAGTGGATCTTCTGGCTGAACGTTCCGCTGGGCTTCGCCCTGCTGCCGCTCGCCCGCCTGCGCCTCGCCGAGTCGTACGGCACCGGGGCACCGCTCGACATCCCCGGCACGCTGCTCGCCAGCGGCGGCCTGTTCGGGATCGTGTACGGCCTGGTCCGAGGACCCGCCGACGGCTGGACCGGCTCGCTGGTCCTGACCGGCCTGTTCGCCGGAGGCACGTTGCTTGTCGGGTTCGTCCTCTACAGCACGCGCGCCAAGAACCCGATGCTGCCGATGCGGTTGTTCCGCTCCCGGGCGTTCTCCGGGATCAACGCCGCGAGCATGCTGATGTTCCTCGGCATGTTCGGGTCGATCTTCCTGCTCAGCCAGTACATGCAGGGCGTGCTCGGCTACTCGCCCACCGAGGCGGGGCTGCGGATGCTGCCGTGGACCGGTATGCCGATGCTCGTCGCGCCGATCGCGGGCATCCTCGCCGACCGCATCGGCAGCCGCCCCGTCGTCGCCACCGGACTGTTCCTCCAGGCCGCCGGCCTCGCCTACATGGCGTCCGTGGTCGCCGTCGACGTCTCTTATGCAGCCCAGCTGCCTGGCCTGATCAGCAGCGGCATCGGCATGGCCCTGTTCTTCGCCCCGGCCTCCCACCTGGTCATGTCCAGCGTCCGCGCCTCGGAACAGGGCATCGCGTCCGGCGCCAACAACGCCCTGCGTGAGGTCGGCGGCGCGCTCGGTATCGCGGTCATGGGGTCCATCTTCTCCGCGCAGGGCGGCTACGAGACCGGCCAGAGCTTCGTCGACGGTCTGCGGCCCGCCCTGGTCACCGGCGCCGCGGTGGTGGCCCTCGCCGGTGTCGCGGCCCTGCTGATACCGGCCCGGCGGCGCGATGGCCAGGACCGGGCCGAGGACCCGACCGAGCAGGCACCGGAGCCGGTGCTGGAGATGGCCGCCCACTGA
- a CDS encoding NAD(P)-dependent oxidoreductase, translating to MKLTVFGATGGTGKEIVRQALDAGHQVTAVVRDPARFTVTGEQLEVFSADLADPQALRPAVAGRDAVLSGLGARSRKDAGVATRLTRTVLDALEAEGVRRLVVVSAAPVGPEPEGDGFLDRTMRGIVSSVLKDIYADLREMEAALARSATDWTAVRPPRLQDKPLTGTYRRVVGGFPRGGRFLARADVAHAMLGSIGDPATVKQGVGVAY from the coding sequence ATGAAACTCACCGTCTTCGGCGCCACCGGAGGCACGGGCAAGGAGATCGTCCGCCAGGCCCTGGACGCAGGGCACCAGGTCACGGCAGTGGTGCGGGATCCGGCACGGTTCACCGTGACCGGCGAGCAACTGGAGGTGTTCAGCGCCGACCTGGCTGATCCGCAGGCCCTGCGCCCCGCCGTCGCCGGCCGGGACGCGGTGCTGTCCGGCCTCGGTGCCCGCAGCCGCAAGGACGCCGGCGTCGCGACGCGCCTGACGCGTACGGTGCTCGACGCCCTGGAGGCCGAGGGGGTGCGGCGGCTGGTCGTGGTGAGCGCTGCGCCGGTCGGTCCCGAGCCGGAGGGCGACGGGTTCCTCGACCGGACGATGCGCGGCATCGTCTCCTCGGTCCTCAAGGACATCTACGCCGATCTGCGGGAGATGGAGGCCGCGCTGGCTCGCAGCGCCACGGACTGGACGGCCGTACGGCCGCCGCGCCTGCAGGACAAACCGCTCACCGGCACGTACCGAAGGGTGGTGGGCGGGTTTCCACGCGGGGGCCGCTTCCTGGCGCGTGCCGATGTGGCGCACGCGATGCTGGGCTCGATCGGGGACCCGGCCACGGTGAAGCAAGGCGTGGGCGTCGCGTATTGA
- a CDS encoding adenosine deaminase, translating to MERVRDVSELPKAHLHLHFTGSMRPATLLELADKYGVRLPEALTDALTRGESPKLRATDERGWFRFQRLYDAARSCLRQPEDIQRLVKEAAEEDLKDGSGWLEIQVDPTSYAPRLGGLISALEIILDAVETASRDTGVGMRVLVAANRMKHPLDARTLARLAVRYADQGVVGFGLSNDERRGMARDFDRAFHIAREGGLLSAPHGGELTGPSSVRDCLDDLDANRIGHGVRAAEDPRLLKRLADRGVTCEVCPASNVALGVYEKPEDVPLRTLYEAGVPMALGADDPLLFGSRLAAQYDIARHHHAFTDEELAELARQSVRASAAPEEVKRKLLAGVDDWLA from the coding sequence ATGGAGCGTGTACGTGATGTCTCTGAGCTGCCGAAAGCCCATCTGCACCTGCACTTCACCGGCTCGATGCGGCCGGCGACCCTGCTGGAGCTGGCCGACAAGTACGGCGTGCGCCTGCCCGAGGCGCTGACCGACGCGCTGACCAGGGGAGAGTCGCCGAAGTTGCGGGCGACGGACGAGCGGGGCTGGTTCCGCTTCCAGCGCCTGTACGACGCGGCACGCTCGTGTCTGCGACAGCCGGAGGACATCCAGCGGCTGGTCAAGGAGGCCGCGGAGGAGGATCTGAAGGACGGCTCCGGCTGGCTGGAGATCCAGGTCGACCCCACGTCGTACGCGCCCCGGCTGGGCGGTCTGATCTCGGCGCTGGAGATCATCCTGGACGCGGTGGAGACGGCGTCGCGGGACACGGGTGTCGGGATGCGTGTCCTGGTCGCGGCGAACCGTATGAAGCACCCCCTGGACGCCCGCACCCTGGCGCGACTCGCGGTGCGGTACGCCGACCAGGGCGTGGTCGGATTCGGGCTGTCGAACGACGAACGCCGGGGCATGGCGCGGGACTTCGACCGTGCCTTCCACATCGCCCGCGAGGGCGGCCTGCTGTCTGCCCCGCACGGCGGCGAGCTGACGGGCCCCTCCTCGGTCCGTGACTGCCTGGACGACCTGGACGCGAACCGGATCGGCCACGGGGTGCGGGCGGCCGAGGACCCGCGCCTGCTGAAGCGCCTCGCCGACCGGGGCGTGACCTGCGAGGTGTGCCCCGCGTCGAACGTCGCCCTCGGTGTCTACGAGAAGCCCGAGGATGTCCCGCTGCGGACGCTGTACGAGGCCGGCGTCCCGATGGCCCTCGGCGCCGACGACCCGCTGCTCTTCGGCTCCCGCCTCGCCGCCCAGTACGACATCGCCCGCCACCACCACGCCTTCACGGACGAGGAACTGGCGGAACTGGCCCGGCAGTCGGTACGGGCTTCCGCGGCGCCGGAGGAAGTGAAGCGGAAGCTGTTGGCGGGGGTGGACGACTGGCTCGCCTGA
- a CDS encoding MaoC family dehydratase N-terminal domain-containing protein: MALDQSFVGRSYPPTDPYEVGREKIREFAEAVGDTNPAYLDPEAAKALGHSDVIAPPTFVFAISFKAAGQVIADPQLGLDYSRVVHGDQKFAYTRPVRAGDRLTVTSTIEAIKSMAGNEILDIRGEVHDEAGEHVVTAWTKLVARGADSEDEGA; encoded by the coding sequence ATGGCGCTCGACCAGTCCTTCGTGGGGCGGAGCTACCCGCCCACCGACCCCTATGAGGTGGGGCGGGAGAAGATCCGTGAGTTCGCGGAGGCCGTGGGGGACACCAACCCGGCGTACCTGGACCCGGAGGCCGCCAAGGCGCTCGGCCACTCCGACGTGATCGCCCCGCCGACCTTCGTCTTCGCGATCAGCTTCAAGGCCGCGGGACAGGTCATCGCCGATCCCCAGCTGGGCCTGGACTACAGCCGGGTGGTGCACGGCGACCAGAAGTTCGCGTACACCCGTCCGGTGCGCGCAGGCGACCGGCTGACCGTCACCTCGACCATCGAGGCGATCAAGTCCATGGCGGGCAACGAGATCCTGGACATCCGCGGTGAGGTCCACGACGAGGCGGGGGAGCACGTCGTGACCGCCTGGACGAAGCTCGTCGCCCGTGGGGCGGACTCCGAAGACGAGGGGGCCTGA
- the rpmG gene encoding 50S ribosomal protein L33 has protein sequence MAATDVRPKITLACVECKERNYITKKNRRNNPDRLEMKKHCPRCNAHTAHRETR, from the coding sequence GTGGCTGCCACCGACGTCCGCCCGAAGATCACGCTGGCCTGCGTGGAGTGCAAGGAGCGGAACTACATCACCAAGAAGAACCGGCGTAACAACCCGGATCGCCTTGAGATGAAGAAGCACTGCCCGCGTTGCAACGCGCACACCGCGCACCGCGAAACGCGATAA